A window of the Luoshenia tenuis genome harbors these coding sequences:
- the priA gene encoding replication restart helicase PriA, which yields MPKVAQVIVDIAHSQVDRVFDYALGALCPVPGSRVKVPFGRTQTEGYVVALASETQVPQDKLRPITAILDDAPVIAPALIDLAFWMQRHYHCLLAEALRLMLPPGLRGERIKPKQALFAALAVGEQAALELARGLARRAPRQAQALLALIERGQVLPAAALEKEIPGAREALRALQKKGAVVLRQLEVGRGAYQDLKMEAAQVQPQLSAGQAGCADAIMRGVEGHSGVYLLHGVTGSGKTEVYFACLSRVLQEGRTAILLVPEISLTPQMVARFRARFGAQAAVLHSRLSLGERFDEWWRIRTGQARVAIGARSAIFAPVEQLGLVIIDEEHESSYRAENAPRYDAVEVAARRAQKEGATLVLGSATPSLERYAAARDGRISLLELPERIGGRALPAVQVADMREELARGNRSLFSRALAVRLKGCMARGEQAILFVNRRGHSSFVSCRSCGYVMECPNCAVSMSYHTHPERMVCHYCGHTASVPQLCPECGSRYIKYFGAGTQQVEKALREMLPQARVLRMDLDTTKTKGAHVEILEAFERGEADILIGTQMVTKGLDYPNVTLVGVLAADITLNIPDYRSPERTFQLITQVAGRAGRADLSGQVVIQTYSPEHYAIALAARQDYKAFFEREMRARKACQYPPFAVFARALCSAGQQDEAMRAAKGLQKFIARYMQQHFPQWEGCCLASHVQMAPLSKIKNEYRAQLLLRIAKNDKMKYALEYLQVAFEQWQAQEKWKGHAYFEINPVNMA from the coding sequence ATGCCGAAAGTGGCCCAGGTGATCGTCGATATCGCCCACAGCCAGGTGGACCGGGTGTTTGACTATGCCCTGGGGGCGCTGTGCCCTGTACCCGGCTCCCGCGTTAAGGTTCCCTTTGGGCGCACCCAAACTGAAGGGTATGTGGTCGCGCTGGCCAGTGAAACGCAGGTGCCGCAGGATAAGCTGCGCCCGATCACGGCTATCCTGGATGACGCGCCGGTGATCGCTCCGGCGCTGATCGATCTGGCTTTTTGGATGCAGCGGCACTATCACTGCCTGCTGGCAGAAGCCCTGCGGCTGATGCTGCCTCCGGGCTTGCGGGGAGAGCGCATCAAACCCAAACAGGCCCTGTTTGCCGCGTTGGCTGTGGGCGAACAGGCGGCGCTTGAGCTGGCACGGGGGCTTGCCCGCCGCGCGCCGCGCCAGGCGCAGGCACTTTTGGCGCTGATAGAGAGAGGGCAGGTATTGCCCGCTGCGGCGCTGGAAAAGGAGATACCCGGCGCACGAGAGGCGCTGCGCGCCCTGCAAAAAAAGGGCGCCGTCGTGTTGCGGCAACTAGAGGTAGGGCGCGGCGCCTATCAGGATCTTAAAATGGAAGCCGCGCAGGTGCAACCCCAGCTCAGCGCCGGACAGGCAGGCTGCGCGGATGCGATCATGCGCGGGGTGGAAGGGCATAGCGGCGTATATCTGCTGCACGGCGTGACGGGCAGCGGCAAAACGGAGGTTTATTTTGCCTGCCTCTCGCGCGTATTGCAAGAGGGGCGCACGGCTATTTTGCTGGTACCCGAAATATCGTTGACCCCCCAGATGGTGGCCCGCTTTCGCGCTCGCTTTGGCGCGCAGGCGGCGGTGCTGCACAGCCGCCTTTCCCTGGGGGAGAGGTTTGACGAGTGGTGGCGTATCCGCACCGGCCAGGCGCGGGTGGCCATCGGCGCGCGTTCGGCTATCTTTGCCCCGGTGGAGCAGCTGGGCCTGGTGATCATCGATGAGGAGCACGAATCCAGCTACCGGGCCGAAAACGCCCCGCGCTACGATGCGGTGGAGGTCGCCGCGCGCAGGGCGCAAAAGGAGGGGGCGACGCTGGTGCTGGGTAGCGCAACCCCTTCGCTGGAGCGCTATGCCGCAGCCAGGGATGGCCGCATTTCTTTGCTTGAGCTGCCAGAGCGTATCGGCGGGCGGGCGCTGCCCGCGGTGCAGGTGGCCGATATGCGCGAGGAGCTGGCAAGGGGCAACCGCTCGCTGTTCAGCCGCGCGCTTGCCGTACGCCTGAAAGGCTGCATGGCCCGGGGCGAGCAGGCGATCCTCTTTGTCAACCGGCGCGGGCACAGTTCTTTTGTATCCTGCCGCAGTTGCGGCTATGTGATGGAGTGCCCCAACTGCGCAGTCTCCATGAGCTACCACACCCATCCTGAACGGATGGTATGCCACTATTGCGGGCATACAGCTTCGGTGCCCCAGCTTTGCCCGGAGTGCGGCAGCCGCTACATCAAGTATTTTGGCGCGGGCACGCAACAGGTTGAAAAGGCCCTGCGGGAAATGCTGCCCCAGGCCCGAGTGCTGCGCATGGATCTGGATACCACCAAAACCAAGGGGGCCCATGTAGAGATTCTGGAGGCGTTTGAGCGGGGAGAGGCGGATATCCTGATCGGCACCCAGATGGTGACCAAGGGGCTTGACTACCCCAACGTTACATTGGTAGGCGTATTGGCTGCGGATATTACGCTGAATATTCCGGATTACCGCTCGCCAGAGCGCACCTTTCAGTTGATCACGCAGGTGGCGGGCCGGGCGGGCCGGGCGGATCTGAGCGGTCAGGTCGTGATACAGACCTATTCGCCCGAACATTATGCGATAGCTTTGGCCGCCCGACAGGATTATAAAGCCTTTTTTGAGCGGGAGATGCGCGCGCGCAAGGCCTGCCAGTACCCGCCATTTGCGGTATTTGCGCGGGCGCTTTGTTCTGCCGGCCAGCAGGATGAGGCGATGCGCGCCGCCAAGGGACTGCAAAAGTTTATTGCGCGCTATATGCAACAGCACTTTCCGCAGTGGGAGGGCTGTTGTTTGGCCAGCCATGTGCAGATGGCGCCACTAAGCAAGATCAAAAATGAATATCGCGCCCAGCTTTTGCTGCGGATCGCAAAAAATGATAAAATGAAATATGCACTGGAATACTTACAGGTAGCCTTTGAACAATGGCAGGCCCAGGAAAAGTGGAAGGGACATGCCTATTTTGAGATCAATCCGGTCAATATGGCCTAA
- the rsmB gene encoding 16S rRNA (cytosine(967)-C(5))-methyltransferase RsmB yields MTGLDARRQAYDALRDIENKGSFANLRLKKTQLDDERDARLTTQLIYGTLQWQIYLDYCLQGYIRAKKVHPGVRTLLRMGAYQILKMDRVPDSAACNSCVELAKAVGLGRLSGFVNGVLRNLSRTKDSILLPDEKKQPTLRLSVEFGWPLWLVEYFIGALGLEEASGLLRHQMDYGEVCIKPNRLKVSPAQWDSWCADQAERLRPAPLAGDGYYWKGVPAQEPAFNEGWFTVQGEASQLAARLVEARPGQKILDLCAAPGGKSCAMAMEAQGKALITACDLHGHRVQLIEKNAHRLRVALETLQWDASQPRPAWNDGFDAVLVDAPCSGLGLLWEKPDLRHRVVAQDIAALAKLQRDILHCAARYVRPSGRLVYATCTMTHEENTEQVRDFLSSHTDYEQDDFSPLLPSGLKARVADGGLQLYPHVDGTAGFYMARFRRKER; encoded by the coding sequence ATGACCGGGTTGGATGCGCGCAGGCAGGCCTATGATGCCTTGCGCGATATTGAAAATAAGGGCAGTTTTGCAAACCTGCGCCTGAAAAAGACGCAGCTGGACGATGAGCGGGATGCGCGCCTGACGACCCAGCTGATCTATGGCACGCTGCAATGGCAGATCTATCTGGACTATTGCCTGCAGGGCTACATTCGCGCCAAAAAAGTACACCCGGGCGTGCGCACGCTTCTGAGGATGGGCGCCTACCAGATCTTGAAAATGGACCGGGTGCCGGATTCTGCTGCCTGCAACAGCTGTGTCGAGTTGGCAAAAGCCGTAGGGCTGGGTCGGCTATCCGGCTTTGTCAACGGCGTGCTGCGAAATCTGTCCAGGACAAAGGATAGTATTTTGCTGCCGGATGAAAAAAAGCAGCCCACGCTGCGGTTATCCGTGGAATTTGGCTGGCCGCTTTGGCTGGTGGAATACTTTATCGGCGCGCTGGGCCTGGAGGAGGCCTCCGGGCTGCTGCGCCATCAAATGGATTATGGAGAAGTATGCATCAAGCCCAACCGGCTTAAAGTGAGCCCGGCGCAATGGGACAGCTGGTGCGCGGACCAGGCGGAGCGGCTGCGCCCCGCGCCGCTGGCGGGGGATGGATACTACTGGAAAGGCGTGCCCGCGCAGGAGCCGGCCTTTAACGAAGGCTGGTTTACCGTACAGGGGGAGGCTTCCCAGTTGGCTGCGCGGCTGGTGGAGGCGCGGCCAGGGCAAAAAATACTGGATCTGTGCGCTGCGCCAGGCGGAAAAAGCTGCGCAATGGCCATGGAAGCGCAGGGTAAAGCGCTCATCACGGCCTGCGACCTGCACGGCCACCGGGTTCAGCTAATCGAAAAAAATGCGCACCGGCTAAGGGTGGCGCTTGAAACGCTGCAGTGGGACGCTTCGCAGCCGCGGCCGGCCTGGAACGATGGTTTTGACGCCGTGTTGGTGGACGCCCCCTGCTCCGGCCTGGGGCTGCTATGGGAAAAGCCGGACCTGCGCCACCGGGTCGTTGCGCAGGACATTGCGGCGTTGGCAAAGCTGCAACGGGATATTCTGCACTGCGCGGCCCGCTACGTGCGCCCGAGCGGGCGGCTGGTCTATGCGACTTGCACCATGACGCATGAAGAAAATACGGAGCAGGTACGGGATTTCCTATCCAGCCACACCGATTACGAACAGGACGATTTTTCGCCGCTTCTGCCTTCGGGCCTAAAAGCCCGCGTGGCAGACGGCGGATTGCAGCTGTATCCCCATGTGGATGGAACGGCAGGGTTTTATATGGCGCGCTTCAGGCGCAAGGAGAGGTAA
- the rsgA gene encoding ribosome small subunit-dependent GTPase A — protein MSVQEDQLKTGIILQGIGGYYEVLDAAGRVHTCNARGKLRQEVGKPLTGDHVSFLPAKDQQNGRIEHIRPRKNQLVRPPAANIDQMIVVITAGVPAADLLLLDRLLIQAEQWEMEAVLCINKCDMDEDGRVEEGIRREYAATGYPVLSVSAKNAEGIDNITARLKGKVTCFAGQSGVGKSSLINLLLPGEEMETGGLSKKLARGRHTTRRTQLLRAGPDTFIMDTPGFSLFETNIGDPELLQEYYPEYRSYQGQCRFNGCLHDREPDCAVRQAVAEGELAKGRHERYRTLLSEAREQWRRQYD, from the coding sequence TTGTCGGTACAAGAGGATCAGCTAAAAACCGGAATCATCCTGCAGGGCATCGGCGGATACTATGAGGTGCTGGATGCCGCGGGCCGGGTGCATACCTGCAATGCAAGGGGAAAACTCCGCCAGGAGGTGGGCAAACCCCTGACGGGAGATCATGTATCCTTTTTACCGGCCAAGGATCAGCAAAACGGACGTATTGAGCACATCCGCCCCCGTAAAAATCAGCTGGTACGCCCGCCCGCCGCGAATATCGACCAGATGATCGTCGTGATCACGGCCGGTGTACCCGCGGCGGACCTGCTGCTGTTGGACAGGCTGCTGATTCAGGCGGAGCAGTGGGAGATGGAAGCGGTGCTCTGCATCAACAAATGCGATATGGATGAAGATGGCCGTGTAGAAGAGGGCATCCGCCGGGAATATGCGGCTACGGGTTATCCGGTGCTATCCGTTTCGGCTAAAAACGCGGAGGGGATTGATAACATTACCGCCCGCCTGAAGGGGAAGGTCACCTGTTTTGCGGGGCAATCCGGCGTGGGCAAAAGCTCGCTGATCAACCTGCTGCTGCCGGGAGAGGAAATGGAGACCGGAGGTCTCAGCAAAAAACTGGCGCGCGGGCGGCATACCACACGCCGGACGCAGTTATTGCGCGCCGGGCCGGACACCTTTATTATGGATACGCCGGGCTTCAGCCTTTTTGAGACCAATATTGGCGATCCGGAGCTTTTACAGGAATACTATCCCGAATACCGTTCTTACCAGGGGCAGTGCCGCTTTAACGGCTGCCTGCACGACCGGGAGCCGGATTGTGCTGTGCGCCAGGCAGTTGCCGAAGGGGAACTGGCCAAGGGAAGACATGAGCGCTACCGCACGTTGCTTTCGGAGGCGCGCGAACAATGGAGGAGACAATATGATTAA
- a CDS encoding Stp1/IreP family PP2C-type Ser/Thr phosphatase produces MQYSAVTHRGYVREQNEDAYYLPGAEGAPGNLAIVADGMGGHRAGEVASAMAVRSAVIAFGRLQDTPGMTLREKIFQAMNEANREVYEATQESEQYAGMGTTMTLAVLDEEKIDLGHVGDSRAYLFHEGALRQITRDHTLVQQLIDLGELLPQERRGHPQGNIITRALGTARIVDVDLIEEKWQRGDMLLLCSDGLTGAVTDEEIAAVLGGQEPREALQTLLGLALKRGGRDNITIALILHGGDAQ; encoded by the coding sequence ATGCAATATTCAGCCGTAACCCACCGCGGCTATGTGCGGGAACAAAATGAAGATGCCTATTATTTACCCGGGGCAGAGGGCGCGCCTGGCAATTTGGCCATTGTGGCCGATGGTATGGGCGGCCACCGCGCGGGCGAGGTAGCTAGCGCCATGGCCGTGCGCAGCGCGGTTATCGCCTTTGGCCGGTTGCAAGATACGCCGGGGATGACGCTGCGGGAAAAGATATTCCAGGCGATGAACGAGGCCAACCGGGAGGTATATGAGGCTACCCAGGAAAGCGAGCAATACGCCGGTATGGGCACCACCATGACCTTGGCTGTACTGGATGAGGAAAAGATCGACCTTGGGCACGTGGGGGACAGCCGCGCCTATCTATTTCACGAGGGCGCGCTGCGCCAGATCACGCGGGACCATACCCTGGTGCAGCAGCTGATCGACCTTGGCGAATTACTGCCTCAGGAGCGGCGCGGGCATCCGCAGGGCAACATCATAACCCGGGCTCTGGGCACGGCGCGCATTGTGGATGTAGACCTGATCGAGGAAAAATGGCAGCGTGGCGACATGCTGCTGCTTTGCAGTGATGGGCTGACCGGCGCGGTAACGGATGAAGAGATCGCCGCGGTTCTTGGCGGGCAGGAGCCAAGAGAGGCGCTGCAAACGCTGCTGGGCCTGGCGCTTAAGCGCGGCGGCCGTGACAATATTACTATAGCGTTGATATTGCACGGAGGTGACGCGCAATGA
- the rlmN gene encoding 23S rRNA (adenine(2503)-C(2))-methyltransferase RlmN has protein sequence MEGKALLDFYPEELEAYFKARGLPAYRAKQVFSWLHKGRGIDEMTNLPKALREQLAQGMRLGGVRIEKSVTSKLDGTVKFLFALEDDNIIEGVLMHYKHGDTLCISSQVGCRMGCAFCASTLAGRVRDLHAGEMLGQVLSVNRLLEEKGGHISNIVMMGSGEPLDNYEESIRFLRLVSHPQGVQIGLRHISLSTCGLPQQIRQLAREGLPVTLCLSLHAPDDALRREIMPIARQYGLDEVMQAMRDYVQATGRRAIFEYALIRGVNDADEQAMRLAKLVRGMQCHINLIPINAVVERNWAPPPASRIQGFLNVLNKCGASATIRREMGDDIEGACGQLRRRYLEREEPSCNIQP, from the coding sequence ATGGAAGGCAAAGCATTATTGGATTTTTACCCAGAGGAATTGGAGGCCTATTTTAAGGCGCGGGGTCTGCCGGCTTATCGGGCTAAGCAGGTCTTTTCCTGGCTACATAAAGGGCGGGGGATCGACGAGATGACCAATCTGCCCAAAGCGCTGCGCGAGCAGCTGGCCCAGGGCATGCGGCTGGGCGGCGTGCGCATTGAAAAGAGTGTGACCAGCAAGCTGGACGGCACGGTCAAATTCCTGTTTGCTCTGGAGGACGACAATATTATCGAAGGCGTACTCATGCATTATAAGCATGGGGATACGCTTTGCATTTCCAGCCAGGTTGGCTGCCGGATGGGTTGCGCCTTTTGCGCCTCTACCCTTGCGGGCCGGGTGCGCGACCTGCACGCGGGAGAGATGCTGGGGCAGGTACTCTCCGTCAATCGCCTGCTGGAAGAAAAGGGCGGGCATATTTCTAATATAGTGATGATGGGCAGCGGTGAACCGCTGGATAACTATGAGGAGTCCATCCGCTTTTTGCGCCTCGTATCCCACCCGCAGGGGGTGCAGATCGGGCTGCGGCACATCTCGCTGTCCACCTGCGGCCTTCCCCAGCAGATCAGGCAGCTGGCCCGGGAGGGGCTACCGGTGACGCTGTGCCTGTCGCTCCATGCGCCGGATGATGCGCTGCGCCGCGAGATCATGCCCATCGCCCGGCAATATGGGCTGGATGAAGTGATGCAGGCCATGCGGGATTATGTACAGGCCACGGGGCGAAGGGCGATTTTTGAATACGCGCTGATCCGCGGCGTAAACGATGCGGATGAGCAGGCGATGCGCCTGGCTAAGCTGGTGCGCGGGATGCAGTGCCATATCAACCTGATCCCCATTAACGCCGTTGTAGAGCGCAACTGGGCGCCGCCGCCTGCTAGCCGTATTCAGGGCTTTTTAAATGTATTGAATAAATGCGGCGCATCTGCTACCATCAGAAGGGAAATGGGCGACGATATCGAGGGCGCATGCGGCCAGCTGCGCAGGCGCTATTTGGAGCGGGAGGAACCCTCATGCAATATTCAGCCGTAA
- the def gene encoding peptide deformylase, which produces MAIRSIVFEGDALLRKKSRIVTDFNDRLHALLDDMAETMAAADGVGLAAPQVGILRRAVVIDVGEGVIELINPEIVATEGEQDGPEGCLSVPERQGMVIRPMKVRVKAQDRNGNWFELEGEELLARACCHEIDHLDGVLFIDKMYQECSFEEENTQEEQGE; this is translated from the coding sequence ATGGCGATTCGATCGATCGTATTTGAAGGGGATGCGCTGCTGCGCAAGAAATCCCGCATCGTGACGGATTTTAACGACCGTTTGCACGCGCTGCTGGACGATATGGCGGAGACCATGGCCGCGGCGGATGGCGTGGGCCTGGCCGCGCCGCAGGTAGGCATTTTGCGCAGAGCCGTGGTCATCGATGTGGGTGAAGGGGTGATCGAATTGATCAATCCCGAGATCGTCGCGACCGAGGGCGAACAGGACGGGCCGGAGGGCTGCCTGAGCGTGCCGGAGCGCCAGGGTATGGTCATCCGTCCCATGAAGGTCAGGGTCAAGGCGCAGGATCGTAACGGTAACTGGTTCGAGTTAGAGGGGGAAGAACTGCTGGCCCGGGCTTGCTGCCATGAGATCGACCATTTAGACGGCGTGCTTTTCATCGATAAGATGTACCAGGAGTGTAGCTTCGAAGAGGAAAACACGCAGGAGGAGCAGGGCGAATAA
- the fmt gene encoding methionyl-tRNA formyltransferase → MRIVFLGTPEFAVPSLEMLCKEGYEVVAAVTQPDRPKGRGKKMLPPPVKVAAQALDIPVLQFERIRRAECVAQLEALDMDLMITAAYGQILSPKILGLPRSGCINVHGSLLPGYRGAAPIQWAIMNGEKTTGITTMFTDAGVDTGDMLLRRETPIGPDETGGELYARLADIGAQVLKDTLRELEAGTLTRTPQDEGQASHYPMIDKKVAYIHWDRTAAQLHDHCRALDPAPFAWTRLEGQSFKIARIDPVEWAGEKRQPGTILAADPKAGLIVACGDGAARVGRLLAPGGKWMSDSEYLRGKKLPVGAIFEPSLPL, encoded by the coding sequence ATGCGCATTGTATTTTTAGGTACGCCGGAGTTTGCGGTGCCCTCGCTGGAGATGCTTTGCAAGGAGGGTTATGAGGTGGTGGCCGCCGTTACCCAGCCAGACCGGCCTAAAGGGCGGGGTAAAAAAATGCTGCCGCCCCCGGTCAAAGTTGCGGCGCAGGCGCTGGATATTCCGGTGTTGCAATTTGAACGCATCCGCAGGGCCGAATGCGTGGCGCAGCTGGAAGCTTTGGATATGGATTTAATGATCACGGCGGCCTATGGGCAGATCCTCTCTCCCAAAATTCTGGGGTTGCCGCGTTCGGGCTGCATCAACGTGCACGGTTCGCTGCTGCCCGGCTACCGTGGGGCGGCGCCTATCCAGTGGGCGATCATGAACGGCGAAAAGACCACGGGTATTACCACGATGTTTACCGACGCGGGAGTGGACACTGGAGATATGCTGCTGCGCCGTGAAACCCCTATCGGCCCGGATGAGACCGGCGGGGAATTATATGCGCGCCTGGCCGATATCGGCGCCCAGGTGCTAAAAGATACGTTGCGCGAACTGGAAGCGGGTACGCTCACGCGCACGCCTCAGGACGAAGGGCAAGCCTCTCATTATCCGATGATCGATAAAAAAGTGGCCTATATTCATTGGGACCGCACGGCCGCGCAGCTGCACGACCATTGCCGTGCGCTGGACCCGGCGCCCTTTGCCTGGACGCGGCTGGAGGGACAGAGCTTTAAGATCGCAAGGATCGATCCCGTGGAATGGGCAGGCGAAAAGCGGCAGCCGGGCACGATTTTAGCGGCCGACCCCAAGGCGGGGCTGATCGTCGCCTGCGGCGATGGCGCGGCGCGCGTGGGCAGGCTGTTGGCGCCGGGCGGCAAGTGGATGAGCGATAGCGAGTACCTGCGCGGCAAAAAGCTGCCGGTCGGCGCAATTTTTGAGCCGTCCTTGCCGCTATGA
- the pknB gene encoding Stk1 family PASTA domain-containing Ser/Thr kinase, whose product MKDRLEGLVIADTFVLQERIGAGGMALVYLARRVSDGLPVAVKILRNELAEDQVYVRHFWREGETLANLSHPNIVNIYGIGEQDDLFYMVMEYLPGQTLKQYIDQRGVLEVDEALDIAMQICNAMQHAHQNNVIHRDIKPQNVILSREENGHIHVKVMDFGLAKPVTSATRTMMDGVLGTVQYISPEQARGDAAGKGCDIYSLGVLIYEMVTGTVPFKGDTPVAIALKHIQETPPPPTVFAPQLPRALEKIILKAMEKEPGKRYSSAKAMCRDLEMVGLYPEGDYVQDEYVDDKTRMIDLKDHLPGDDEWEDEDEAPAGKDPVAVGRIVRIFVAMVIVLGLLLTMFFIGNRMIQNSDTRVNIKMPSVVGQTEQDATHVLRDERNLRVNIKQERNDTVPAGNVIEQYPLPEAIIKEGETATLIVSIGPENVDVPDLKGMQLDAARTELERAGLEIGNVYEESNTYKPGYIFRQEPAAGESITAGEAVDIFVSAQDE is encoded by the coding sequence ATGAAGGACCGCTTGGAGGGCCTGGTCATAGCCGATACCTTCGTACTGCAAGAGCGCATCGGCGCCGGGGGGATGGCCCTGGTCTACCTGGCCAGGCGGGTGAGCGATGGTTTGCCGGTGGCGGTCAAGATCCTGCGCAACGAGCTGGCGGAGGATCAGGTTTACGTGCGCCATTTTTGGCGGGAGGGTGAAACCCTGGCCAACCTATCCCATCCCAATATTGTCAATATTTATGGAATTGGCGAGCAGGATGACTTATTTTATATGGTCATGGAATATCTGCCTGGGCAAACGCTTAAACAATACATAGACCAGCGCGGCGTGCTGGAAGTGGACGAAGCGCTGGATATCGCCATGCAGATCTGCAATGCCATGCAGCATGCACACCAGAATAACGTGATCCATCGGGATATCAAGCCGCAAAACGTGATTTTGAGTCGGGAAGAAAATGGGCATATCCACGTAAAAGTCATGGATTTTGGCTTGGCCAAACCCGTGACCTCGGCCACGCGCACGATGATGGACGGGGTGCTGGGCACCGTGCAGTACATCTCCCCCGAGCAGGCCAGAGGCGATGCGGCAGGTAAGGGCTGCGACATCTATTCGCTGGGTGTTTTGATTTACGAAATGGTCACCGGAACCGTGCCTTTTAAGGGGGATACGCCGGTGGCGATCGCGCTGAAACACATCCAGGAAACGCCGCCGCCGCCCACCGTGTTTGCCCCGCAGCTGCCCAGGGCTTTGGAAAAAATCATTTTAAAAGCTATGGAAAAAGAGCCGGGCAAACGATATTCCAGCGCCAAAGCCATGTGCAGGGATCTGGAAATGGTGGGTCTGTACCCGGAGGGCGATTACGTCCAGGATGAATATGTGGACGATAAGACCCGTATGATCGACTTAAAGGATCACCTGCCTGGCGATGATGAGTGGGAAGATGAGGATGAAGCGCCGGCAGGGAAGGATCCTGTAGCCGTGGGGCGCATCGTGCGTATCTTCGTGGCGATGGTCATCGTTTTAGGGTTACTACTGACGATGTTTTTTATTGGCAACCGGATGATCCAGAACAGCGATACCCGGGTCAACATTAAAATGCCTTCCGTAGTGGGGCAGACCGAGCAGGATGCCACCCATGTCCTGCGGGACGAACGCAACCTGCGCGTCAATATTAAACAGGAGCGTAACGATACGGTGCCAGCGGGAAATGTAATTGAACAGTACCCGCTGCCAGAGGCGATCATCAAAGAGGGTGAAACCGCTACGCTGATCGTGAGCATCGGCCCGGAAAATGTGGATGTGCCGGACCTGAAAGGCATGCAGCTGGATGCCGCGCGCACGGAGCTGGAGCGGGCAGGGCTTGAGATCGGCAACGTTTATGAGGAGAGCAACACGTATAAACCGGGCTATATTTTTAGACAGGAGCCCGCGGCGGGAGAATCCATCACGGCGGGTGAGGCGGTGGACATCTTTGTCAGCGCACAAGATGAATAG
- a CDS encoding class I mannose-6-phosphate isomerase yields MSELYERPIRLVQNRIGRNYLGGRETDRFRGLPQEQCVDDDRPESWVGSTTRVNRLELGEDPNKGMAYAALPGGGQMLLKELIDQAPEQFLGAAHVRRCGADTGVLVKLLDAQHQLGLQCHPDRKDAMKYWNSPYGKEESWYIIGKRTDADEPPYVLLGFKEGASIEEYSKYYFAGDVPSMEKMCHKIPVEVGQMFHVAAGCPHAIGGGCFVIEVQEPSDITLGARRKHFDDPAQEAAFDERTMRCYHYEGASYEENLAKYLVEPEVLQQTPQGRELKLIGRPYTNYFSATRLEVTGRLQPTQTGAFTIAIVLSGSGKLETRAESMQVKQGDEIFLPAGAKDVAWQADGDGLCVICSHPPEIF; encoded by the coding sequence ATGAGTGAACTGTATGAGCGACCGATCCGCTTGGTGCAAAACCGCATCGGGCGCAACTACCTGGGCGGCAGGGAGACGGACCGTTTCCGTGGCCTGCCGCAGGAGCAGTGTGTGGACGACGACCGGCCGGAATCCTGGGTAGGTTCTACTACGCGGGTCAATCGCCTGGAGCTGGGAGAGGACCCGAATAAGGGGATGGCCTACGCGGCCCTGCCCGGCGGTGGGCAGATGCTTTTAAAGGAGCTGATCGACCAGGCGCCGGAACAGTTTTTAGGCGCAGCGCATGTGCGCCGCTGCGGCGCGGATACCGGCGTGCTGGTCAAGCTGTTGGACGCGCAGCACCAGCTGGGCCTGCAATGCCATCCAGATCGCAAGGATGCCATGAAGTATTGGAATTCTCCTTACGGCAAGGAAGAATCCTGGTACATCATCGGAAAGCGCACGGACGCGGATGAGCCGCCTTATGTGCTGCTGGGCTTTAAAGAGGGCGCCAGCATTGAAGAATACTCCAAATATTATTTTGCCGGCGACGTGCCCAGCATGGAAAAAATGTGCCACAAGATCCCTGTAGAGGTGGGACAGATGTTCCATGTGGCGGCAGGCTGCCCCCATGCCATTGGCGGCGGATGCTTTGTGATCGAGGTGCAGGAGCCTTCTGATATCACATTGGGTGCGCGGCGCAAGCATTTTGACGACCCGGCGCAGGAGGCGGCGTTTGACGAACGGACCATGCGCTGTTATCATTACGAGGGCGCCAGCTATGAGGAGAATCTGGCCAAATACTTGGTGGAGCCGGAGGTTCTCCAGCAGACGCCGCAAGGCCGGGAGCTTAAGCTGATCGGCCGGCCGTATACCAACTACTTTTCTGCAACGCGGCTGGAGGTAACAGGGCGTTTGCAGCCTACGCAGACTGGCGCCTTTACCATCGCCATCGTTTTATCCGGCAGCGGTAAACTTGAAACGCGTGCAGAGAGCATGCAGGTAAAACAGGGGGACGAGATTTTTCTGCCTGCGGGCGCCAAAGATGTGGCCTGGCAGGCGGATGGCGATGGGCTTTGTGTGATTTGCAGCCACCCGCCAGAGATATTTTAG